In Synechococcus sp. PCC 6312, one genomic interval encodes:
- the rppB gene encoding two-component system sensor histidine kinase RppB has translation MEQKTLFIQTKLKLAGYYTAVMSFILAVCSTAFYQLEAYNQWQALDRELVSITGTLHDGLEPILRHPGQIELDVERLIPSLCIVAQNCQSVGNIPRVHTLSVVHQDGYFINLFNLSKTLIATTHAHVQNQELTPLAKNADQNKHSIEIQLKTAAGQPWGYLEVGRTLTQYQAHLQTLQLFLLISYPLAVIGIGLASWWLAGISMAPIYQAYQRMQQFTADAAHELRTPVAAIQATLETRLSCLDEMQPESHALLKTLHRQSIRLNGLVQDLLLLSRFDLDAVATNFQACDLKQIILDLMEEFAAIALEKQIHPTLAAESDIYGWGDEEQLYRLLGNLIINALHYSPTLGTVTITLNHSQSFARISVTDQGVGIPLAEQARIFERFYRVGCDRSRRSGGTGLGLAIAQSIVQHHHGRISVQSQVGVGSTFTVELPLVSDNISEISRQS, from the coding sequence ATGGAACAAAAAACCTTATTTATCCAAACTAAACTAAAGCTAGCCGGGTATTACACCGCCGTCATGAGTTTCATCTTAGCGGTATGTAGCACTGCGTTCTATCAGTTAGAAGCCTATAACCAATGGCAAGCTCTGGATCGGGAACTCGTCTCGATTACGGGGACACTGCATGACGGCTTGGAGCCAATACTCCGCCACCCCGGCCAGATTGAGCTAGATGTCGAGCGTCTCATTCCTTCCCTGTGCATTGTGGCTCAAAACTGTCAATCTGTTGGCAATATTCCTCGGGTTCATACCTTGAGTGTCGTTCATCAGGATGGCTACTTCATCAACTTATTTAATTTATCAAAGACATTAATTGCTACCACTCATGCTCATGTTCAAAATCAAGAATTAACTCCATTAGCTAAAAATGCTGATCAGAATAAGCATTCCATAGAGATTCAATTAAAAACAGCAGCTGGCCAGCCGTGGGGGTACTTGGAAGTTGGCCGAACACTCACTCAATACCAGGCCCATCTTCAAACGCTGCAATTGTTTTTGTTAATCAGTTATCCCCTTGCTGTCATCGGCATTGGTCTGGCCAGTTGGTGGTTAGCCGGGATCTCGATGGCACCCATCTATCAGGCCTATCAACGAATGCAGCAATTTACTGCTGATGCTGCCCACGAGCTACGAACCCCGGTGGCCGCCATCCAAGCCACCCTGGAAACCCGTTTAAGTTGTTTGGATGAAATGCAACCGGAGAGTCATGCTCTGCTGAAAACCCTGCATCGCCAAAGTATCCGTCTCAATGGTTTGGTTCAGGATTTATTGTTACTCTCTCGTTTTGATCTGGATGCTGTTGCGACAAACTTCCAGGCCTGTGATCTCAAGCAGATCATTCTCGACCTCATGGAAGAGTTTGCTGCCATCGCCCTAGAAAAACAAATTCATCCAACCCTAGCGGCTGAGTCAGATATTTATGGATGGGGGGATGAAGAACAACTATACCGACTCCTGGGTAATCTGATCATCAATGCCCTTCACTACAGCCCTACGCTGGGAACTGTGACCATTACGCTCAATCACAGCCAATCCTTTGCCCGCATTAGCGTAACGGATCAGGGAGTGGGGATTCCCCTGGCTGAGCAAGCCCGCATCTTTGAACGGTTTTATCGGGTTGGCTGTGATCGGTCGCGACGCTCAGGGGGAACTGGCCTGGGATTAGCCATTGCCCAATCCATTGTTCAGCATCATCACGGCCGCATCTCGGTTCAGAGTCAAGTCGGGGTGGGTAGTACCTTTACCGTGGAGTTACCCCTGGTCTCGGACAACATCAGTGAAATCAGCCGTCAATCCTAA
- a CDS encoding efflux RND transporter periplasmic adaptor subunit, which translates to MVRRWQTWQSPLWLFLILATSFTPVKTWAHAGHGDEFHQSESAQSTRAVKLESEVKQRLGITVRPVQRQPLPLALKTTGTIEAVPNQSVTVTMPVGGTLVKLLVTPGQAVKAGQPLAIMSSPELAQLSTEALDRQNEAIAAVNQAQADVQLAQENYRQQQIISQQEIAEARSAYELAQESHDRDQELVVAGALPRRQSLTSASELATAKAHLSRAESRLNVATAATQLKQAQAKLQEAQRQITLSQRTYQTRLRQLGTQANANGTITITAPIAGVITIPTPTANPPVRLGESREDAGEPIFTIVNTDQVQVTANLYEKDLEQVQIGQAVRGRVSNSPNQQFQGRIRVLDAVVDPESRVVPVVAELTNREGLLRPGMFVELEIITGTTPTPVLAIPTQAVVETNDNRQIVFVENGAVYEPVEVEIGRQAGDWVEVTSGLFEGDRIVTERANQLYTQSLRGNKEPETELESQASNPFPWWGFILAGLGVVGIAGGMFWAGLTWATRQERHRNAGLLPEYVSEEPRILEGSHRE; encoded by the coding sequence ATGGTAAGGCGTTGGCAAACCTGGCAATCACCCTTATGGTTGTTCCTGATCCTGGCCACCAGTTTCACGCCCGTCAAAACTTGGGCACATGCCGGCCATGGGGATGAATTTCATCAAAGTGAATCTGCCCAATCCACCCGTGCTGTGAAATTAGAGTCAGAGGTGAAGCAACGTTTAGGCATTACTGTTCGCCCAGTTCAACGTCAGCCTTTACCCCTAGCGCTTAAAACAACCGGCACGATTGAAGCAGTCCCAAATCAGTCGGTCACTGTCACCATGCCCGTGGGGGGAACCCTAGTGAAGCTACTGGTGACTCCAGGCCAGGCCGTCAAAGCCGGACAACCCCTCGCCATCATGAGCAGCCCCGAACTGGCCCAACTCAGCACCGAGGCCTTGGATCGCCAAAATGAAGCCATCGCTGCCGTCAACCAGGCCCAGGCCGATGTCCAACTAGCCCAAGAAAATTACCGCCAACAACAAATTATTTCGCAACAAGAGATCGCCGAAGCCCGCAGTGCCTATGAATTAGCCCAAGAAAGTCACGACCGAGATCAAGAATTAGTCGTGGCTGGAGCCTTACCCCGGCGGCAATCCCTCACCTCTGCCAGTGAACTTGCCACAGCCAAAGCCCATCTCAGTCGGGCCGAAAGTCGGTTAAATGTCGCCACCGCCGCCACCCAACTCAAACAGGCCCAGGCCAAACTCCAGGAGGCCCAACGCCAAATCACCTTGAGTCAACGCACCTATCAAACCCGGTTAAGGCAACTGGGAACCCAGGCCAATGCCAATGGCACGATTACCATTACCGCCCCGATTGCCGGAGTGATTACCATTCCCACCCCCACCGCCAATCCTCCAGTTCGTTTGGGTGAATCCCGAGAAGATGCCGGGGAACCGATTTTTACCATCGTCAATACAGACCAGGTTCAAGTTACCGCTAACCTCTACGAAAAAGATCTAGAGCAGGTGCAAATTGGACAGGCGGTTCGGGGGCGGGTGAGTAATAGTCCTAACCAACAATTCCAGGGTCGGATTCGGGTGCTAGATGCCGTGGTTGATCCAGAGAGTCGCGTCGTGCCAGTGGTGGCGGAATTAACCAATCGAGAGGGGCTGTTGCGGCCGGGAATGTTTGTTGAGCTAGAGATTATTACAGGAACCACACCCACACCCGTCTTAGCTATCCCGACCCAGGCCGTCGTTGAAACCAACGATAACCGCCAGATTGTGTTTGTCGAAAATGGGGCAGTTTATGAACCGGTCGAGGTAGAAATAGGGCGACAAGCGGGGGATTGGGTCGAAGTAACTTCTGGTTTGTTTGAGGGGGATCGAATTGTCACAGAGCGAGCGAATCAGCTTTATACCCAATCCTTACGGGGGAATAAAGAGCCGGAAACTGAACTAGAATCCCAGGCCTCTAATCCTTTTCCCTGGTGGGGATTTATCTTAGCTGGCTTAGGTGTTGTTGGGATCGCTGGGGGCATGTTTTGGGCCGGCCTGACCTGGGCAACCCGTCAAGAACGCCATAGAAACGCCGGTCTCTTACCGGAGTATGTCTCAGAAGAACCCCGCATCTTAGAAGGCTCGCATCGGGAGTAA